The Bacteroidetes bacterium GWF2_43_63 genome segment AATGCCTCTTTCACGCAGTCCCATTCGCCGAGGCGATTGAAATACAAACTTGCATAATTGCGCTGGATCTGCGTTCCGTGAAACAGGTAAAAACGAATTTGCTCAAACCCTACATTTGAGGTGACCACGCCTAACGCAAAATCAACAAATCGTGTCATCGCAAAATCAGCATGAACGGTAAGATGCTCAAATATAAAATCCACATCAGCGGCAGTGCCTGATTCAGCCCGCTCAATAAGCTCCTGAAGCTTTCCGTGGAAGTGATGTCGCGACATGATATACAAAGATACGAAATCGTTAAACCTCCAGCAGCAAACAATCACAGCTGCGCGAAGTTTCTTCGTACAGCTGTGCGGAGTTTTCCAACTCCGCACTGTACTGGCCTTAATTTTGCAACGCGCTTGCTCATTTTTAACTAAACAGCTGTGCGAAGTTTTTTAACTTCGCACACAAATAATAGCCACCATGAAACACTTCGCCATTCTCATCCTGCTTGCTTTAGTATCTGCAGCCGGCGTAGCTCAGAACGAAGCCGTTGTTGTATTTGATAAGGAAAATTTTCTGGGCGACTCGCGAAATATTTATAGTCACTGGAATCCGGAAGGCCTTTCTGATGTATTCAATAACCGCATCGGCTCGATTGATATTCCGGAAGGGACATGGCTTATCATCTTTGATGAAACAGGCTTCCGCGGACATCATCTGGTGCTCGAAAGCGACTGGACTGCTACTGGTGATTTTGCTGCATGGAACAACAACATCAGCTCCATCCTTGTGATGCGCGATGCCGAGAGCGGACTCCCGGTGCAGCAAACACCTGTAAATACTAACACTACGACAAATTCTTCAAACTGGAATACTTCAAATTCCAATGATAATTCGAATCAAACTATCTACATCGAACCAGTTGTTCAAAACAATTATATTCCACAAAACTCCGGAGTTTTTTATAACATTGAAGCAGCCGTGAAAAACCCGGAAGCTGTCATTGTCCTTGATGTTCGAGGACAGAACCTGACCACCTGGCCGTCATTTTTCAGCAACATGAAAAACCTGCAGGAGCTCTATATCAGCAACAACAGTTTCAGTTCATGGCCATCTTTTTTCAGCGATTTGAAACAGCTGCGTGTAATAGTTGCTGAAAACAATAATTTTACTTCGTTTCCATCGTATTTTTCCGAATTGAAAAGTCTCGAAGTATTGGATTTATCAGGCAATCCCATTACTTCATTTCCGTCATTTTTTCACGAGCTCTCATCGCTGCGCGAATTGGATATGAGCAATACGAAAGTCAGCAGTTTTCCATCGTTTTTCAATGAATTGACCAGTCTGGAAAGTCTGAATATTGCGCATACCGATATCAGTAGTTTTCCTTCATTTTTTGATGAGCTCATACGCCTGCGCTGGATGGATATTTCCGGAACCGGAATCACGGATCTGCCCTATGGGATTCGTTCTATGAATATTGTGATTGTTGGCAGACCGGACTGAGAAGAGACTTCTCGTCAGAAAAAACCACTAAGTTCCCGGTTGAACCTGAAAGTGATGTAGCTGTTTTATTCTCCGTCAACTTCCTCAATAGTCAGATCATCATTATACACAACTCCGGCTGCAATTTCTGGTGAACAATATAATCCAAAGTGCGCCTGAGCAAGTTTGTTGTCAACGCCTTCCACATTGGCCCATGAAACCAGCAGCCCGTTTTGCCACACCTTTGCGTAACCGTTTTCACCTAAGTCAAGATAAATTTTTATTTCAACCCATTCGCGCTGTGGAAAAGGGATGCTGGATGTCTGGAAAACATGTTCCTGCTGACCTTGTAGTGGCACATGCATCAGATGGATATATCCCTCCTGGTTCAAATTAACAAGAACTGTTCTGCTCCAATTATCTGACTCATCGCAGGAAAATGTGGCGAGACTGAACCAGTCGTTTTCACCACCGGCGGTATCGGCTTGCAGAGCCATGTCGAGCCACACTTTGAAGGTGATGTAGCAAGGTGTGGTAAATGAACCTCCATCCGTTTTATACAGCTGAATAGTGGGATAAGCGCGATGATTGTTGTTTTGGATTGCTGTAGATGGAGCATTGGGTCCCGTTATCCACGCTTTATGCGAAAAATTGCCGTTGAAAACAATGGAGTCGCTCAGCTCATGAAAACATGTATTCAGATAACCTTGTGGTGTGATGTAGAATCCATCAAAGTCGGCAATGCTTTCAAACGATGTTTCGAATGCCCGTTTTTCTTCTTCATCCTTGCGGCATGAAGTGCAAAGCAGAACAACTATCAGAAAAGGACTTAGTATTGATTTCACATGTTGCGGTTTAATCCATAGCAATATTACAAAGTTTTTTCTTGCTTTCGCATATTAGTGTTCCCCCAATGTGCCTGTTGACCTATACTTGCTAGAGTTTACCTCGCCGACATTACTCCGTTGAGGTCAATATGACGTTCAACACTTCGACGGAGTTTACCCCGCTGTTCATACTTCGACTCCGCTCAGCATGACAGCGGCGGGGCTCAGTGTGACAAAGGCGGGGCTAAAATGTCAGGGAGTGCACCCAACATTTTGGCGTTCGCATGACTTAGTTTGAGAATGGGAGTGGAGCGATCCCGGAATCGTTGGGTGCTGTCGGCTTATTTAATTCTTTCCTTAGCACGGACCCTTCACCATGACATAAAACTCCTTCAATTCCCTTTTTTTATCAGGGCTCAGTTGGTGCCAGCGAATACCCTGAATGGCGCCTTCCAGCGCGCATAACTTATTGATGCAGGCTTCGGAATCGATAGCGCTGATCCGGATAAATGCGTTTTCACTGCCAACTGCTTTTAGTTGCGCTGGAGTTTCAATCCCTGCCTGCATGAGCAGCTCTGCAAGCGTTTTGCCTATATTCGGCAATGAAGTAAGATGTGCTTCTGCAATTGCCATGAATGATATTTCTTTGAACAATATTACAAATATATCTTGTTTGCTCAAACTAATAATAAATTATTTGCAGCAGAAAAAATGAAATTCATTCCGTCAGGATTTAAGGAACCGGGCGGAATAATATTTACCCTTGTATAGACCTACGATACAATATACACCAACATTGAGATGCTGAATATTGAGCGAATATAACCGGCTTTCATAAAGAGACCAAGAAACAAGTTTTCCGTTTGCATCAAAGATTTTAATTTCATCAAAGATGTCTGATGTTTCAATGGTTATAAAGGACTCGGCAGGATTGGGAAAAACCTGAATAACAGGGTTGTTGTTTTCTGCCAATTGTTCAATCCCCGTATTGCCCGAAACGGTTAGCACGGCCGTGTTTTCTGCAGAAAGGCTGTAGCCGTCGAACAGACAATAGTTGAATGAGTCCACACCGTTGAAACCGTCAAAAGGATAATACTCAAAAGATCCATCGTTGTTCAGCTGCACCTGCCCGTTGGCAGGAGGCTGAGTAATCAGCGCAACCATCAGCGATCCGTCGAGATCAAAATCGTTTTTCAATACGCCATCAACCGATGCAATATTCACCGGATAAGTTTCGTCATTGAAAATAAACGAATCACGGACAGCTATGGCGGCTGTATTGAATTCAGGAAGCCGGTCCTTCATCACATAGTACGATGTTTTTAAAGTATCAGTCAGCGAATCTGCATTTACAACGGTCCACGTATTCCATAAAAACCTGTCGGGAGTTGTAACCCAGACACTGTCGTACCAGACAGCGATATTTATTCCTTCTGTAACGGTGTCTTCTTTGGTCGGCGTCAGGCGATTGTCGTTCAACACTTTCAGCTGATCCGGCGCAACCACATTCAGCAGGCTCCAGGGAAGCCTGATTGCGATTTTATCGT includes the following:
- a CDS encoding competence protein TfoX — its product is MAIAEAHLTSLPNIGKTLAELLMQAGIETPAQLKAVGSENAFIRISAIDSEACINKLCALEGAIQGIRWHQLSPDKKRELKEFYVMVKGPC